In Arcobacter sp. CECT 8983, a single window of DNA contains:
- a CDS encoding LUD domain-containing protein has product MTSKELILKNIRTNNVVQNTTLPDYSNFGLTFEDKYSHFSTMLESVGGKALFIKKEELDETVKSLYPNEKNITSNIEGFSLANFDANEEADPHNLKDVDLAVVKGEFAVAENGAVWVKNRDNRHRALYFIAQNIILVLEKRAIVNNMHEAYELISFTDPSYGAFISGPSKTADIEQSLVIGAHGPKSGYVIFVE; this is encoded by the coding sequence ATGACAAGTAAAGAATTAATATTAAAAAATATTAGAACAAATAATGTAGTTCAAAATACAACTCTTCCTGACTACTCAAACTTTGGATTAACATTTGAAGATAAGTATTCACATTTTTCAACTATGCTTGAATCAGTTGGTGGAAAAGCTTTATTTATAAAAAAAGAAGAGTTGGATGAAACTGTTAAATCTTTATATCCTAATGAAAAGAATATAACATCAAATATAGAAGGTTTTTCATTGGCAAACTTTGATGCTAATGAAGAAGCTGACCCTCATAATTTAAAAGATGTTGATTTAGCAGTTGTAAAAGGTGAGTTTGCAGTTGCAGAAAATGGTGCTGTTTGGGTGAAAAATAGAGATAATAGGCATAGAGCTTTATATTTTATTGCTCAAAATATAATTTTAGTATTAGAAAAAAGAGCAATAGTTAATAATATGCATGAAGCTTATGAATTAATATCTTTTACTGACCCTTCATATGGGGCATTTATTAGCGGTCCTTCTAAAACTGCTGATATTGAGCAATCATTGGTAATTGGGGCTCATGGTCCTAAATCAGGATATGTGATCTTTGTAGAATAG
- a CDS encoding class I SAM-dependent methyltransferase: protein MIGIDNHKFYKKAIDKYGISAKGVHWQSQFTQYLRFEIINSFIKDEIESSSIVDAGCGFAEYLNYLKKSSLKPKSYIGLDVEQKMITLSKERFPSEKFIVKDIVKDKLPNADYYICSGAMNILRKKQMFKFIENCLASSNKGFVFNFLKAHSLNNVSCETIIDFCEGLGKEIYIKDYYLDNDITICLKHLTT from the coding sequence ATGATAGGTATAGATAATCACAAGTTTTATAAAAAAGCTATTGATAAATATGGAATAAGTGCAAAAGGGGTTCACTGGCAATCACAATTTACTCAATATCTTAGATTTGAAATTATAAACTCATTTATTAAAGATGAGATTGAAAGTTCATCCATAGTAGATGCAGGTTGTGGTTTTGCGGAGTATTTAAACTATCTTAAAAAATCAAGCTTAAAACCTAAAAGTTATATTGGTTTAGATGTTGAACAAAAAATGATTACTCTTAGTAAAGAGAGATTCCCTAGTGAAAAATTTATAGTTAAAGATATAGTAAAAGATAAGCTACCAAATGCAGACTACTATATTTGTAGTGGTGCTATGAATATACTTAGAAAAAAACAGATGTTTAAATTTATAGAAAACTGTTTAGCTTCATCTAATAAAGGCTTTGTTTTTAATTTTTTAAAAGCTCATAGTTTAAACAATGTTTCATGTGAGACAATTATAGATTTCTGCGAAGGTTTAGGCAAAGAAATTTATATAAAAGATTACTACTTAGATAACGATATAACTATTTGCTTAAAACACTTGACTACTTAG
- a CDS encoding response regulator transcription factor: MKILLLEDNKKLNTTIKKRLELKGYKVFNYLDGQEALNNIDEGFSCFILDINVPNVDGLNILKKIRSYYSEVPIIIISATVELDMIKEAYDFGCNDYLKKPFFIDELEIKVERLCQVKDEKEYFDENSYFDYKSSTLCIDNEEQRLTKKERLLMNLFLTKKNQVLTYSTIESYVWEGSFASIESIRSLVRRLRKVVKKDYIQTVVDTGYIFKID; the protein is encoded by the coding sequence ATGAAAATTCTACTACTTGAAGATAATAAGAAATTAAATACAACAATTAAAAAAAGATTAGAACTTAAAGGATATAAGGTATTTAACTATTTAGATGGGCAAGAAGCTTTAAATAACATAGATGAAGGTTTTTCTTGTTTTATTCTTGATATAAATGTGCCCAATGTTGATGGATTAAATATTTTAAAGAAAATTAGAAGTTATTATAGTGAAGTACCAATTATTATTATAAGTGCAACAGTAGAACTTGATATGATAAAAGAAGCTTATGACTTTGGTTGTAATGATTATTTAAAAAAACCATTCTTTATTGATGAATTGGAAATAAAAGTTGAAAGATTATGTCAAGTAAAAGATGAGAAAGAGTATTTTGATGAGAACTCTTATTTTGATTACAAATCTTCAACTTTGTGTATTGATAATGAAGAGCAAAGGTTAACAAAAAAAGAAAGACTTCTTATGAATCTATTTTTAACAAAGAAAAATCAAGTACTTACTTATTCTACAATTGAAAGTTATGTTTGGGAAGGTTCGTTTGCTTCAATTGAATCAATAAGATCTTTAGTAAGAAGACTTAGAAAAGTTGTAAAAAAAGATTATATTCAAACTGTTGTGGATACGGGATATATTTTTAAGATTGACTAA
- a CDS encoding (Fe-S)-binding protein — protein sequence MKVGLFIPCYMNELYPNSAMATLRLLKKVGMEVEYPMDQTCCGQPMANSGCSKDMKTLALRFVEIFKEYDYIVAPTGSCVTMVKDHYEPFFDEDDKDYNKVKTSIYEICEFLHDIIKVEKIDSSFPHKVGVHNSCHGHRGLKLGSASELNIPKNNKLKNLLNLVEGIEIVELNRDDECCGFGGTFSVTEEDISVAMGKDRIKDHIDSHVEVMTGADMSCLMHMEGLINRENKPLKIMHITEILAGKA from the coding sequence ATGAAAGTAGGTTTATTTATCCCCTGTTATATGAATGAGCTATACCCAAATAGTGCGATGGCAACTTTAAGATTGTTGAAAAAAGTTGGGATGGAAGTTGAGTATCCAATGGATCAAACCTGTTGTGGGCAGCCAATGGCAAATTCAGGCTGCTCTAAAGATATGAAAACACTAGCACTTAGATTTGTAGAAATTTTTAAAGAGTATGACTATATAGTTGCTCCAACTGGTTCTTGTGTAACTATGGTAAAAGATCATTATGAACCATTTTTTGATGAAGATGATAAAGATTACAATAAAGTAAAAACTTCAATTTATGAAATATGTGAATTTTTACATGACATTATTAAAGTAGAAAAAATTGATTCTTCTTTTCCTCATAAAGTAGGAGTTCATAACTCATGTCATGGACATAGAGGATTAAAATTAGGAAGTGCTAGTGAACTTAATATTCCTAAAAACAATAAATTAAAAAATCTACTTAATTTAGTAGAGGGAATAGAAATTGTTGAGTTAAATAGAGATGATGAATGTTGTGGATTTGGTGGAACATTTTCTGTAACAGAAGAAGATATTTCAGTTGCAATGGGAAAAGATAGAATCAAAGACCATATTGATTCACATGTTGAGGTAATGACAGGCGCTGATATGTCATGTCTTATGCACATGGAAGGTTTAATTAATCGAGAAAATAAACCTCTAAAAATCATGCATATAACTGAAATCCTTGCAGGAAAGGCTTAA
- a CDS encoding TRAP transporter substrate-binding protein, translating to MKMFGKSTKLLLAAALIAGLGVDAMAKRVYKLTLATTWGPTLSPFIDAPKNMARLAEEMSDGRLKIRVDAANKHKSPLGVFDMVKGGQYDMAHTASYYWKGKDINTMPFSTMPFGMTMPEQYSWFYYGGGQELMEKVYSKYKVLSFPGGSSGNQMGGWFRKEIKTLEDLKGLKMRIPGFAGEVMAQLGLTVTNIAPGELYTSLERGTLDALEWVGPGMDINMGFHKIAPYYYTGWHEPGLDLQFLVNERTYKKLPEDLRQILVVAMRVSAYDMYIQNYHMSAEAWAKMEKEYPNIKVKTFPKPVMDAMKASNAKLREKMKAENPMLKEILESQEAYQKKVRKWTEMSDYIYLKDNL from the coding sequence ATGAAGATGTTTGGTAAATCAACTAAACTACTTTTAGCTGCAGCATTAATTGCAGGACTAGGTGTTGATGCAATGGCAAAAAGAGTGTATAAATTAACACTTGCAACAACTTGGGGACCAACACTATCACCATTTATTGATGCGCCTAAAAATATGGCAAGACTTGCAGAAGAAATGAGTGATGGAAGACTAAAAATTAGAGTGGATGCTGCAAACAAGCATAAATCACCATTAGGTGTATTTGATATGGTTAAGGGTGGTCAATATGATATGGCTCACACTGCATCTTATTACTGGAAAGGTAAAGATATTAATACAATGCCTTTTAGTACAATGCCTTTTGGTATGACAATGCCTGAACAATATTCTTGGTTCTACTATGGTGGTGGACAAGAATTAATGGAAAAAGTTTATAGTAAATATAAAGTTTTATCATTCCCTGGTGGTAGTTCAGGAAACCAAATGGGTGGATGGTTCAGAAAAGAAATTAAGACTTTAGAAGATTTAAAAGGTCTTAAAATGAGAATTCCAGGATTTGCTGGAGAAGTAATGGCACAGTTAGGATTAACAGTAACTAATATTGCTCCAGGTGAATTATATACTTCACTTGAAAGAGGAACTTTAGATGCGTTAGAGTGGGTTGGACCAGGTATGGACATCAACATGGGGTTCCACAAAATTGCTCCTTACTACTATACAGGATGGCATGAACCAGGATTAGATTTACAATTCTTAGTAAATGAAAGAACATATAAAAAGTTACCTGAAGATTTAAGACAAATTTTAGTTGTAGCAATGAGAGTATCTGCATATGATATGTATATTCAAAACTATCACATGAGTGCTGAAGCTTGGGCTAAAATGGAAAAAGAATATCCAAACATTAAAGTTAAAACTTTCCCTAAACCAGTTATGGACGCTATGAAAGCTTCAAATGCTAAGTTAAGAGAAAAAATGAAAGCTGAAAACCCAATGTTAAAAGAGATTCTAGAATCACAAGAGGCTTACCAAAAGAAAGTTAGAAAATGGACAGAAATGTCTGATTATATCTACTTAAAAGACAATTTATAA
- a CDS encoding TRAP transporter small permease subunit, with product MLLKLEKGFNKFADFIGMITALAMVLMILNVFYDVIMRYFFNTGSIAMQEMEWHLFSVIILLGVAYTLKEDGHVRVDLVYDKFSPKRKAMINMVGAVLFILPIALLVGISSITNAHEAYLSMEQSGDPGGLPYRWIVKSLIPLSFLLLTITTIGFFIRNLNIYKGLHPMDEYNLKGEIENLKCDLKEKKYHVVDIDPYENEDKKGESK from the coding sequence ATGTTGTTAAAACTTGAAAAAGGTTTCAATAAATTTGCAGACTTTATTGGAATGATAACTGCATTAGCAATGGTACTTATGATTTTAAATGTATTTTATGATGTAATCATGAGATACTTCTTTAACACTGGAAGTATTGCAATGCAAGAGATGGAATGGCATCTATTTTCAGTAATTATACTTCTTGGAGTTGCTTATACTTTAAAAGAAGATGGTCACGTAAGAGTTGACTTAGTTTATGATAAATTTAGTCCAAAAAGAAAAGCTATGATTAATATGGTAGGTGCAGTATTATTTATTTTACCAATTGCTCTTTTAGTGGGAATAAGTTCAATTACCAATGCCCATGAAGCTTATTTATCAATGGAACAAAGTGGCGATCCAGGAGGACTTCCTTATAGATGGATTGTAAAATCATTAATTCCATTGTCATTTCTTTTATTAACAATTACAACAATTGGTTTTTTTATTAGAAATTTAAATATTTATAAAGGTTTACACCCTATGGATGAATACAATTTAAAAGGTGAAATAGAAAATCTAAAATGTGATTTAAAAGAGAAAAAATATCACGTAGTAGATATTGACCCTTATGAAAATGAAGATAAAAAAGGAGAATCAAAATGA
- a CDS encoding ABC transporter substrate binding protein — protein MKLLLILFLFLSSLFASKEVLLLHSYHKGYKWSDDISLEIEKKFKNKKDIDLTTFYMDTKHIATPEYLNKLAEVYKEQFSTRNFNLVILSDNNALEFVLKYRDSLFKDLPILFCGINNFDKTLLRRDDIQGNMTGVVEQVDLEKNFKLILRMQPQLEKLLIINDKSKTGLAVKKDLDPIIKKYSKRIDIEYVDNLDIDNLKKKVVNLDKKKSALLFVLLFKDKTGKFFTYKQSFKKVYEVSKVPIYGLWDFYLDYGMVGGLLTSAKAQGEAVANMALQVLNGKSVKDIPIIEKSPNRYIFDYKELDRFDLSVEDILNEYELINEPRGFFRKYTKFVILIIIIIGVLLIIVLSMKANIQKRMRVEKDLQNRIKFDKVLLDTLPNAIYYKNKDGKFLGCNKAFSELLNIPKKDVIGKTAKDFFAPDIARKNESVDKKLLRTLGTNTSEITLHLSDNQMKHIIIKKAVYLNNDSSIGGIVCIMDDITERIQQKQFLIQQGKLAEMGDMVAAIAHQWNEPLVELSAQVQDIQTSFLLGELKNHHVQEFVDDSMIQIKYMSKTLSDFRNFLKPSTKKIFFSIKKSFEEIFEIIGKQIFYSNINIKVNYNYIGDDLLIYGYENEFKQVLLNLINNAKNKIIEKNTNKKYNLTINVDESKKYNIIEIIDDGGNIEASIIDKIFEPYFTTKKRGTGFGLYMAKVIVEDKMNGQITVQNRDKNVVFTIKLPKKEAQNENSTT, from the coding sequence TTGAAATTACTACTGATTTTATTTTTGTTTTTGAGCTCTTTATTTGCCTCAAAAGAGGTTTTATTGCTTCATTCATACCATAAAGGGTATAAGTGGAGTGATGATATCTCTTTAGAGATAGAAAAGAAATTTAAAAATAAAAAAGACATAGACCTTACTACTTTTTATATGGATACCAAACATATAGCAACACCTGAGTATTTAAATAAACTAGCTGAAGTTTATAAAGAACAATTCTCTACAAGGAATTTTAATTTAGTGATTCTTAGTGATAACAATGCGCTAGAATTTGTATTAAAATATCGTGATTCACTTTTTAAAGATTTACCAATTTTATTTTGTGGAATTAATAATTTTGATAAAACTCTACTTCGAAGGGATGATATTCAAGGGAATATGACCGGTGTTGTTGAACAAGTTGATTTAGAAAAAAATTTTAAATTAATTCTTCGTATGCAACCACAATTAGAAAAACTACTTATTATAAACGATAAATCAAAAACGGGACTTGCAGTAAAAAAAGATTTAGATCCAATAATTAAAAAATATTCAAAAAGAATTGATATAGAGTATGTAGATAATTTAGATATTGATAATTTAAAAAAGAAAGTAGTTAATTTAGATAAAAAGAAAAGTGCTCTTTTATTTGTACTTTTGTTTAAAGATAAGACAGGGAAGTTTTTTACATATAAACAAAGTTTTAAAAAAGTATATGAAGTAAGCAAAGTTCCAATTTATGGACTTTGGGATTTTTATTTAGATTATGGAATGGTTGGAGGTTTATTAACCTCTGCAAAAGCTCAAGGGGAAGCTGTTGCAAATATGGCTTTACAAGTTTTAAATGGTAAAAGCGTAAAAGATATTCCTATTATTGAAAAATCTCCCAATAGATATATTTTTGACTATAAAGAATTGGATAGATTTGACTTAAGTGTTGAAGATATTTTAAATGAGTACGAACTAATAAATGAACCTCGTGGTTTTTTTAGAAAATACACAAAATTTGTTATTCTTATAATTATAATTATAGGAGTTCTTTTAATTATTGTTTTATCTATGAAAGCAAATATTCAAAAAAGAATGAGGGTTGAAAAAGATTTACAAAATAGAATTAAATTTGACAAAGTTTTATTAGATACTTTACCAAATGCAATATATTACAAGAATAAAGATGGAAAATTTTTAGGCTGTAATAAAGCTTTTTCTGAACTTCTTAATATCCCTAAAAAAGATGTAATAGGAAAAACTGCAAAAGATTTCTTTGCCCCTGATATTGCTAGAAAAAATGAGTCTGTTGATAAAAAGTTACTTAGAACTTTAGGAACAAATACTTCCGAAATAACTTTACACTTAAGCGATAATCAGATGAAACATATAATTATCAAAAAAGCAGTTTATCTTAATAATGATAGCTCAATAGGTGGAATTGTATGTATTATGGATGATATAACAGAACGAATACAGCAAAAACAGTTTTTAATCCAACAAGGAAAATTAGCAGAAATGGGTGATATGGTTGCAGCAATTGCTCATCAGTGGAATGAACCCTTAGTTGAATTATCAGCACAAGTACAAGATATACAAACATCATTTTTATTAGGGGAATTGAAAAATCATCATGTTCAAGAGTTTGTGGATGATTCAATGATACAAATTAAGTATATGTCAAAAACACTAAGTGATTTTAGAAATTTTTTAAAACCTTCAACTAAGAAAATATTTTTCTCAATTAAAAAATCATTTGAAGAGATTTTTGAGATTATTGGTAAACAAATTTTTTATTCAAATATCAATATTAAAGTAAACTACAACTATATAGGTGATGATTTACTAATTTATGGATATGAAAATGAGTTTAAACAAGTTTTACTAAATCTAATAAACAATGCAAAAAATAAGATTATAGAAAAGAACACAAACAAAAAATACAATTTAACAATTAATGTAGATGAAAGTAAAAAGTATAATATAATAGAGATTATTGATGATGGTGGAAATATTGAAGCAAGTATTATTGATAAAATCTTTGAGCCATATTTTACAACTAAAAAAAGAGGTACGGGATTTGGACTATATATGGCAAAAGTAATTGTTGAAGATAAAATGAATGGTCAAATAACAGTACAAAATAGAGACAAAAATGTAGTCTTTACTATAAAACTTCCAAAGAAAGAGGCACAAAATGAAAATTCTACTACTTGA
- a CDS encoding TRAP transporter large permease subunit, producing MIGIVMFFTALFMLIIGFPVAFTFAAVSVFFGIFAGFYEIFSYAEEGTALAHLLSQGWIEGISMFDYMPFRIYAIQQSTILMAIPMFIFMGIVLQKTGLAEKLLESMGFLFGEVRGGVAISTVLVGTLLAASTGVVGASVVAMGVISLPVMLKYKYNTELATGTICASGTLGQIIPPSIVLIILGDVFQVPVGDLFSAAVGPGLALVVAYILFILVVSFVKKDMAPAIPADPSRGNKKKQVIRALIDIIPSLTLIILVLGSIFAGVATPTESAAVGCIGAVGLAVLYRTFTVGMVKEASLEAVKITSMVFGILIGATAFSMVFSYTGGEEIVEHAMMSLPGDDKWGFVIFTMLAILVLGFFIDFIEISYIIVPILLPVAETLGINPVWFAILIAMNLQTSFLTPPFGFSLFYLKGCAPAGVTTGQIYRGVLPFIIIQVIVLGIVAFYPEVFGMSTNM from the coding sequence ATGATTGGTATAGTAATGTTTTTTACAGCATTGTTTATGCTGATTATTGGATTCCCCGTAGCATTTACATTTGCAGCAGTTTCAGTTTTCTTTGGTATTTTTGCAGGATTTTATGAAATTTTTTCTTATGCAGAAGAGGGTACAGCATTAGCACATCTTTTAAGTCAAGGTTGGATTGAAGGTATATCAATGTTTGACTACATGCCTTTTAGAATCTATGCTATTCAACAAAGTACTATTTTAATGGCAATTCCTATGTTCATTTTTATGGGAATTGTTTTACAAAAAACTGGTCTTGCTGAAAAATTATTAGAATCTATGGGATTCTTATTTGGTGAAGTAAGAGGTGGTGTTGCCATTTCTACAGTTTTAGTTGGTACTTTACTTGCTGCTTCAACAGGAGTTGTAGGTGCATCAGTTGTTGCAATGGGTGTTATTTCACTTCCTGTAATGCTTAAGTATAAATATAACACAGAGCTAGCCACAGGTACAATCTGTGCTTCAGGTACCTTAGGGCAGATTATCCCTCCTTCAATTGTATTAATTATTTTAGGGGATGTATTCCAAGTTCCAGTTGGAGATTTATTCTCAGCTGCTGTTGGACCAGGACTTGCTTTAGTTGTAGCATATATTTTATTTATCTTAGTTGTTTCTTTTGTGAAAAAAGATATGGCTCCGGCAATTCCAGCTGATCCAAGTAGAGGAAACAAGAAGAAACAAGTAATTAGAGCTTTAATTGATATTATTCCATCATTAACTTTAATTATATTAGTTCTTGGTTCTATTTTTGCAGGTGTTGCTACTCCAACAGAATCAGCAGCAGTAGGTTGTATAGGTGCAGTAGGATTAGCTGTTTTATATAGAACTTTTACAGTTGGTATGGTAAAAGAAGCATCTTTAGAAGCAGTAAAAATTACTTCTATGGTATTTGGAATCTTAATTGGTGCAACAGCATTCTCTATGGTATTCTCTTATACAGGTGGAGAAGAGATAGTTGAACATGCAATGATGAGTTTACCAGGTGATGACAAATGGGGATTCGTAATCTTTACAATGCTAGCAATCTTAGTATTAGGATTCTTTATTGACTTTATTGAAATCTCATATATCATTGTTCCAATTTTATTACCAGTAGCTGAAACGTTAGGAATAAACCCTGTTTGGTTTGCAATTTTAATTGCAATGAACTTACAAACATCATTCTTAACGCCACCATTTGGTTTCTCACTATTTTATTTAAAAGGTTGTGCTCCAGCAGGTGTAACAACTGGACAAATATATAGAGGAGTGTTGCCATTTATTATAATACAAGTAATAGTCCTAGGAATTGTAGCATTCTATCCAGAAGTATTTGGAATGTCTACTAATATGTAG
- a CDS encoding lactate utilization protein B, whose translation MSILHNHPAKAKEFVANDERMHWHDQALWFVREKRDKTTKTIPEWEQLRRYADQIKSHTMANLDKYLLEFEKNANEKGIKVHFAKDAQEHNEIVHKILSENNVKKVVKSKSMLTEECHLNPYLESKGMEVVDTDLGERIVQLRKEPPSHIVLPAIHLKKQDVSDTFHEKMGTEKGNYDPTYLTRAARADLRQKFLDADAGITGVNFAIANTGGVVVCTNEGNADMGASLPKLHIACMGIEKVIPRLQDLSVFTRLLARSATGQAITSYTSHFHGPVEGGQMHIVIVDNKRTPFLQSESYKKALNCIRCGACMNTCPIYRRSGGHSYDYVIPGPIGSTLGTFRDPKKHKTLSFACTLCGSCTNVCPVKIDLDSQLYTHRQDLREMNIISNQKRLSMQFASWLMSKPALFDFMGKVARKVVPLLPKGMIYNRFNTWGKQRDIPDMPKKSFKEMYKEEFGNDK comes from the coding sequence ATGAGTATTTTACATAATCATCCAGCAAAGGCAAAAGAGTTTGTAGCAAATGATGAAAGAATGCATTGGCACGATCAAGCTCTTTGGTTTGTAAGAGAAAAAAGAGACAAAACAACAAAAACAATTCCTGAATGGGAACAATTAAGAAGATATGCAGACCAAATAAAGTCTCATACTATGGCAAACTTAGATAAATACCTTTTAGAGTTTGAAAAAAATGCAAATGAAAAAGGAATAAAAGTTCATTTTGCAAAAGATGCACAAGAACATAATGAAATTGTACATAAGATTTTAAGTGAAAACAATGTTAAAAAAGTAGTTAAATCAAAATCTATGTTAACAGAAGAATGCCACTTAAATCCTTACTTAGAATCAAAAGGAATGGAAGTTGTTGATACAGATTTAGGTGAAAGAATTGTTCAATTAAGAAAGGAACCACCTTCTCATATTGTACTTCCAGCTATTCACTTAAAAAAACAAGATGTTTCAGATACTTTCCATGAAAAAATGGGAACAGAAAAAGGAAACTATGACCCAACATATTTAACAAGAGCAGCAAGAGCAGATTTAAGACAAAAATTCTTAGATGCAGATGCTGGTATCACTGGAGTTAACTTTGCAATTGCAAATACGGGTGGAGTTGTAGTTTGTACAAATGAGGGAAATGCAGATATGGGTGCTTCTTTACCTAAACTTCATATTGCATGTATGGGGATTGAGAAAGTAATTCCAAGACTTCAAGATTTATCTGTATTTACAAGATTACTTGCAAGATCTGCAACTGGTCAAGCAATCACGTCATATACTTCTCACTTCCATGGTCCAGTTGAAGGTGGACAGATGCATATTGTAATTGTGGATAATAAAAGAACACCTTTTTTACAATCTGAATCATATAAAAAAGCACTAAATTGTATTAGATGTGGAGCTTGTATGAATACTTGCCCTATTTATAGAAGATCAGGTGGTCACTCATATGACTATGTTATTCCTGGACCAATTGGTTCAACATTAGGAACATTTAGGGATCCAAAAAAACATAAAACACTATCTTTTGCATGTACACTTTGTGGTTCATGTACAAATGTTTGTCCTGTAAAGATTGACCTAGATTCGCAGCTTTACACCCATAGACAAGATTTAAGGGAAATGAATATTATCTCAAATCAGAAAAGACTTTCTATGCAATTTGCTTCTTGGCTAATGAGTAAACCAGCACTATTTGACTTTATGGGTAAGGTAGCCAGAAAAGTGGTACCACTTTTACCAAAAGGTATGATTTATAATAGGTTTAATACTTGGGGTAAACAAAGAGATATACCAGATATGCCAAAGAAAAGTTTTAAAGAAATGTATAAAGAGGAGTTTGGAAATGACAAGTAA